From Brucella pseudogrignonensis, a single genomic window includes:
- a CDS encoding ABC-type transport auxiliary lipoprotein family protein: protein MSITGSIVTKSHRKLIVPLLLTTMLSGCGTTTPLDTFSLSAPQQLQGTSVSRKNLQILVPSPNALKALDSENIVVNTAPGAIEYLKGAQWGDRLPNLVQSRLVQAYENVGVFGGVGRPGDGLAINYQILSDLRVFSIQAYGSQRAAVVEIAVRLMNDKNGEVRSTRVFRASTPVHGTTNSEYVRALDKAFDKVASEIVSWTISSL from the coding sequence ATGTCCATTACAGGTTCTATCGTGACAAAATCCCATCGTAAGCTGATCGTTCCACTTCTTTTGACAACCATGCTTTCCGGTTGCGGAACCACGACGCCACTCGACACATTCAGCCTGTCAGCGCCGCAGCAGCTGCAGGGCACATCAGTCAGCCGTAAGAACCTCCAGATACTCGTGCCATCGCCCAATGCGTTGAAGGCGCTTGATAGCGAAAATATCGTTGTCAACACTGCGCCCGGCGCGATTGAGTACCTCAAAGGTGCTCAATGGGGTGACAGACTGCCAAATCTCGTTCAGTCTCGTCTTGTGCAGGCCTATGAAAACGTTGGCGTATTCGGTGGCGTAGGCCGTCCGGGTGACGGTCTGGCGATCAATTATCAGATACTGAGCGATCTGCGAGTATTCAGCATTCAGGCCTATGGCTCTCAGCGTGCAGCGGTCGTAGAGATCGCTGTTAGGCTGATGAATGACAAGAATGGTGAAGTTCGCTCCACACGTGTTTTCCGCGCCTCTACGCCAGTTCACGGCACCACAAACAGCGAATATGTACGCGCGCTGGACAAGGCGTTCGATAAGGTCGCAAGTGAGATCGTCAGCTGGACAATCTCTTCGCTTTGA